A window of Symphalangus syndactylus isolate Jambi chromosome X, NHGRI_mSymSyn1-v2.1_pri, whole genome shotgun sequence genomic DNA:
CCAGGGGAGGCAAGAGCTTAGAGCAGGCTATCAAACCAGCTCCAAGATGGGCAGAGGCAAGGGCTTCCCTTTGGGTTGGCTTTTTACCGGGAAGGGTCTCGGAGAGGGGAGAGGTTTCCTTCCCCCAGCTCCAGCTCCTCACCCCTACCCTAACCCTCCTTTCCCAAGGCAGCATAAAGAGGGCAGTTCAGAAGCAGCCACACCTTCCTGCTTACCGGACCCACCCACTGTGCACCCCTCTAAGACTCCATAGCCTCGGGGGAGCTCTGAGGACAAGGGATCCTGTCCCTCAGCCCGCacgcacacatgctcacacatttTGGGTGTATCCAGGGGCTCCTTTACATACTCAAAGTCACCTAAAATCATATTGTACCCACAGCCAGTTGTGCAAACCCACGTACAAATGCTGACACAAATCACATACCCTCTCGCATAGAATCAGTCACGTACCCAGCCAAGTCTGGGGATCAGCTCAGTCAGCCAAACCCAGAAGTATAAGGTACAGGGGTCCCCTGCCCCAAGACAACCACACCCCGCATACACACCTTTGCCCTGCATTTGTTGTACTTTCACCAAAGCTAACTTAGAGGGTGGGGCTCCTGAAGGCGAATCTGGGCTTCTGGTTGGGGTTGGGGGGATGACTGGGCAGGAAAGGGCAGGACTTGAGGGGAGgctttgtattttgaaaatccAAAGATTCCTTTAGAAGACTGGGAGTGACCCAGGCAACATGTTCACCTCAAGTTTTCCTCTTTTTGGCAGTGCCCTCTGTCCCCTGAGAGGTGGACACAGAGAATCTTTCAGGGATTTGTGATCTGAATAATCTCTATATCCATAGCAACTGGCCAACTAGCTGGGCCTTCCTTAGCCCCAGGTCAGAACTGGAACCTTTGCTTCAGGTTACTCCTGCTTCCTGGGCTGGAAAGCAATTCAACATGGGGCTGCCTCCAGCTTGGCCAAACCTGCTTTAACTTGCTGAACTGAGTTTGCCCCACCCTGGGCAGTTTCTCTTGAGTTCTTACCCCCAGGGCAAGCACTCCATCCCCAGAGGTGTGTGCTGTTAAATGGGGAGGAGCTGGAGAGAGTGGATATGCATCCTGCCCGAAAAGAGGCTGGACCTCTTGGGTGTCCCACTGACTCTCCAGGTAACAAGATTAAAGGGAAACGAAAGCTCTGGAGACTGTCTCCCATTACCAGGCTTGCAGCTGGGGCTGCTCGCCTCATCCACTCTGGCACTCTGGGCCTGCCCCGTGACCTCCGTTGCTGAGCAGCAGCCCaggcctctgcccctcccccgGGCTCCTCAGATACACTAGGAGGGAGACTGGGATCTGCCCTCTGCCAGGGTCCCTGATGGTCGAGTGTCCCTTCCCCCAGGCCTTCACCATGGCCGAGTCCCCCGGCTGCTGCTCCGTCTGGGCCCGCTGCCTCCACTGCCTGTATAGCTGCCACTGGAGGAAATGCCCCAGAGAGAGGATGCAAACCAGCAAGGTGGAGTAGGGATGGAGGGGGGAGGCTGGAAGTCAGAAGGCAGAGGCCCACTGGAGGGGATAAGAAGGCCAATTGTGCTCATAGAGAGCTTGGGGGAAGGGGCTCTCTCTCCCAGGAAGAAAATCTCCCTCAAATATGGAAAAAGCTGCCCCCCCGAGCAGAGCAGCCCAACACGGGGCAGGCAGCTCCCTTTAGCTGCCACTCACTGGGGACTCTGAGTCTGAAGTAGGTATTGGTTGTGAGTTTCTCTCCTGCCCCTTTGCAGTGCGACTGTATCTGGTTTGGCCTGCTCTTCCTcaccttcctcctttccctgggCTGGCTGTACATCGGGCTCGTCCTCCTCAATGACCTGCACAACTTCAATGAGTGTGTCATGGATTCCCCCCGCTTCCCCAGCATACATGTCAACCTGCTCCCCACCCTGGGACCCCTGGGTGCCCCACTGTCAGTCatcccccagccctgcccacctgCTCAAACCCAGCTCTGCTGCTACCCAATCTCCTTAGAAAATCCCTCCACAAAATCTCCTCAATCCTTGGAGCCCCTGGCCCAGTGAGGGGCTTTCTCCTCACTCCCTTCTAGTCCTCCTGgatccacccaccccacctcccctcaGGCCACTATTGACACCCCTTCCCCCACTTGGacacttccctctcccctcccacagATTCCTCTTCCGCTGCTGGGGACACTGGATGGACTGGTCCCTGGCATTCCTGCTGGTCATCTCTCTACTGGTCACATATGCATCCTTGCTATTGGTGGGTCTGGAGGCCACTGGCCtaaccccacctcagccttccttccTGCTTAGTTTTAGCTCCCTATTCCCATCCTGGCCACCGAGGGAGGGGCTAATTCTTGGATAGGAGGGAGGTACCAGCCTGGGAAGCCCACCTCAGTAACCTTGCTCCCCTCTTGGCACCCCGTAAGTCCCACCACTCTCTGCCCCTAGGTCCTGGCCCTGCTCCTGCGGCTTTGTAGACAGCCCCTGCATCTGCACAGCCTCCACAAGGTACAGTAGGGATGGGAGTGCATGGGAGAGGGGGCCACTGGGCCCAGCACTTGGCTGGCTATTTGCTGAGGATCTCACTTTTATACCCCCGGGGGGTCAAGCCCAGGACCTGAAGCCTAGTAAGTACTTGTTGAGTGAAAGGAGGAAAGCAGATGTGTCAGGGGAAGGGAAGGGTCGGGTCCCATCTCTGTAGAGTGAAGGAGCAGCTCACCAACCATGAGCCCAAAATTGACCAAGAGGCCTCATTCATCCCTGGCCCCCCAGGTGCTGCTGCTCCTCATTATGCTGCTTGTGGCCGCTGGCCTTGTGGGACTGGACATCCAATGGCAGCAGGAGTGGCATAGCTTGCGTGTGTCACTGCAGGTGAGTGGCCAACCTCCAGTGTCTAGACGGGAGCCTTGGCTTGCGGCCAATACTAGAACATATCTTGCTCCTGTTCCCCCAAGACTGCAGGTAGCTCTGAACTCCAGCAGTCAGGCCCTAAAAGGAAAGCGGGGAGGGGCACTGGAGAAGAGCCCACCTCACCAGCTCTTGTCCACAGGCCACAGCCCCATTCCTTCATATTGGAGCAGCCGCTGGAATCGCCCTCCTGGCCTGGCCTGTGGCTGATACCTTCTACCGTATCCACCGAAGAGGTGCCAATGCCGCTGCCCCACTCACCCTTGCTGGCCACTCATGCTCTGCCACCTGCACTCTACCTTCCATCCCCAGAGCTCTCCCCTTGCCCATTCTTGAAAGCCTGTCCCCCCACTCCCCACAGGTCCCAAGATTCTGCTACTGCTCCTATTTTTTGGAGTTGCCCTGGTCATCTACTTGGCCCCCCTATGCATCTCCTCACCCTGCATCATGGAACTCAGAGACTTACCAGCCAAGCCTGGGCTGGTGGGACACCGAGGGGCCCCCATGGTGAGTGTTGGACAGAAtgctgggagggtggggagggtctGCTCGTCTGCGCTATAGCGACCAGGCCTGTGGGTTCCCAGTCTCCCACCCTCCCCTGCTACCTCATCACCTATTCCCTTTCCCAGCTGGCTCCCGAGAACACCCTGATGTCCTTGCGGAAGACAGCTGAATGCGGAGCTACTGTGTTTGAGACTGATGTGATGGTCAGGTGAGGGAAGCTGGGGCTTAGGGGACCTGGGGGGCTGAAGGATATGATGACCAGCCCCAGAGCTTGGCCCTCTGACACCCCTTGTGCCCTCAGCTCCGACGGGGTCCCCTTCCTCATGCATGATGAGCACCTCAGCAGGACCACGAATGTAGCCTCTGTATTCCCAACCCGAATCACAGCCCACAGCAGTGACTTCTCCTGGGCTGAACTGAAGAGACTCAATGCTGGATCCTGGTTTCTAGAGGTGAGGACAGCCTCTGCAAAGAGGCAGCCACCTGCAGGGACACTCAGAGAGGGCAGAGTTCATTCTGTTGATAAGCATTTGCTCGGCCCTGTGCTAGGCAATAAGAACATAGTCTGTGCTCTCAAGTCACTTCCACCTAGTAGAGAGCCTAGGCAGCAGACGATTCAGGAAACTCAGagcaataaaaacattttcctgCCTGGGAGAGAATCAGGAGTGGATTCATACAGGAGAGGATGAAAGTCTTCTCCTAAGATGCACAAAGCAGGGAACGGGAACTCCGTCAGAGGGAAGAGGACACGTAAAGCCCAGAAGACTGAAAAAGGGTGTTTCCAGGAATAAAATGTGGCTGAATGTAACTGAGAGAGACAATTCATGGGAGTGGTAGGGAGCAGAGGCTTGGCCTTGAAGAGCTCCGAATGCCTGGCCCAGAAGTGTCAACTTCAATCCTGTAAGtggtacaaaatatttaaaaggatatTGAATTTTTTCAGTTCTTCTTTCCCTGATTGTAAAAGTAATATATGTTCattgtaaaaagtaaaacatcagagaaataagaaataacaCAGAAATCAAAGTCTCCCATAATCCAATCCCTCTGAAATAGTCACTGTTAACAgttggatacacacacacacacacacacacacacacacacacacagtccccaACTTATGAGGttccatttaatgtttttttacTTTATGATGATTTGAGATTGATATACATTCAATAGGAACTATACTTAGAGTACCCATACAacaattgtttttcattttcagtacaatattcaataaatcacACGAGATATTCAATActtcattataaaataggctttgtgttagatgatttttgcctaactgtaggctaatgtaagttcTGAGCACACTTAAGGCAGGCTAGGTTAAGCTACGATATTCAGTATGTTAggcatattaaatgcattttttattttcaatcttttcaaCTTAAAATGGGTTTATCAAGACACAACACCATCATAAGTCAAGGTGCATCTGCATACACAAACTCTCTCTGTATTTTGCACAGACAGAATCATTACACAGACTCTTTTGCAACTTGCTTCTTTTCCATTTAACTCTTTACATCATATCAGATCAGAGTGATTAAGAGCAAAGGATGTCTGGGTTTaaaccctggctctaccacttactggctgtgtgacccgaGGCAGCATTTCTtagtctctctgtgcctcaattttctcattcgtacaatgggaataataacagtacctaccttGTAGGGTCATTGGGAGGATTAAATCAGTCAATGCacataaagtacttagaacactgcctggcacatagtaagtacttaatAAGTGTTAGATAGCTAGCTTTATCCATGTCAGCAATTAGGAAGTGAGGTCATTCATTGAGAATAAGGAGAGGAGAGTAGCAGAGGCTTGGAATAACACTAGGGGGAATGGGAGAGGGAGCAAATCAAGAGCAAGTACAAGGATTGTTAAGCAGTGCTGAGAGCGAAAAATAAGGACTGCAGTGCCAACAGCCCACATTGTGTACTCTGCCCATGGCAGTGCTCAGCCCCCAGTTCTAGGGGTGGAGAAGGCAGACAATTGTAGAATTGAATCAGAGTCTGGGAGTTGTAGGGCAAGTGGGACAGAAAAGGAGCTGAGAGTGCTATGGAAAAGTAGTTCAAGCTGTGGATGGACCATGGGTAGGGGGTGTAGGTGCAGCTAGAAAGGGGCTGATGAACTGGGAAGAAACCAAAGCATCAAGATGGCAGAGGTCTCCTCAAGACCAATGAGAAGGTGTAGTGGGAGAGAGGAAGTTAGGAAACTGGAAGGGTAGGAGGTTGAGGTCACAGAGTAAGATGTTAGACGGTCTGGAAGAAGGCCACAGTTTGGAAAAAGGCCCTGGCTCAGAGGTGGAAAGAAGCTGGACACCAAGTGGAAGATATGAGTGAAGATAGTGAGGATGGGGGCAAGGCCTGGAGGCCTCTTCTGGTCTTGAAATAATTGT
This region includes:
- the GDPD2 gene encoding glycerophosphoinositol inositolphosphodiesterase GDPD2 isoform X2, giving the protein MAESPGCCSVWARCLHCLYSCHWRKCPRERMQTSKCDCIWFGLLFLTFLLSLGWLYIGLVLLNDLHNFNEFLFRCWGHWMDWSLAFLLVISLLVTYASLLLVLALLLRLCRQPLHLHSLHKVLLLLIMLLVAAGLVGLDIQWQQEWHSLRVSLQATAPFLHIGAAAGIALLAWPVADTFYRIHRRGPKILLLLLFFGVALVIYLAPLCISSPCIMELRDLPAKPGLVGHRGAPMLAPENTLMSLRKTAECGATVFETDVMVSSDGVPFLMHDEHLSRTTNVASVFPTRITAHSSDFSWAELKRLNAGSWFLERRPFWGAKPLAGPDQKEAESQMVPALEELLEEAAALNLSIMFDLRRPPQNHTYYDTFVIQTLETVLNARVPQAMVFWLPDEDRANVQRRAPGMRQIYGHQGGNRTERPQFLNLPYQDLPLLDIKALHKDNVSVNLFVVNKPWLFSLLWCAGVDSVTTNDCQLLQQMRYPIWLITPQTYLIIWVITNCVSTMLLLWPFLLQRRFVKKRGKTGLETAVLLTRINNFMTE
- the GDPD2 gene encoding glycerophosphoinositol inositolphosphodiesterase GDPD2 isoform X1 is translated as MAESPGCCSVWARCLHCLYSCHWRKCPRERMQTSKCDCIWFGLLFLTFLLSLGWLYIGLVLLNDLHNFNEFLFRCWGHWMDWSLAFLLVISLLVTYASLLLVLALLLRLCRQPLHLHSLHKVLLLLIMLLVAAGLVGLDIQWQQEWHSLRVSLQATAPFLHIGAAAGIALLAWPVADTFYRIHRRGPKILLLLLFFGVALVIYLAPLCISSPCIMELRDLPAKPGLVGHRGAPMLAPENTLMSLRKTAECGATVFETDVMVSSDGVPFLMHDEHLSRTTNVASVFPTRITAHSSDFSWAELKRLNAGSWFLERRPFWGAKPLAGPDQKEAESQMVPALEELLEEAAALNLSIMFDLRRPPQNHTYYDTFVIQTLETVLNARVPQAMVFWLPDEDRANVQRRAPGMRQIYGHQGGNRTERPQFLNLPYQDLPLLDIKHRFLLPAQASLKLLASSNLPALAFQSAGITGLSHCPPHRQHPGYKHEPSHLAMALHKDNVSVNLFVVNKPWLFSLLWCAGVDSVTTNDCQLLQQMRYPIWLITPQTYLIIWVITNCVSTMLLLWPFLLQRRFVKKRGKTGLETAVLLTRINNFMTE
- the GDPD2 gene encoding glycerophosphoinositol inositolphosphodiesterase GDPD2 isoform X4 produces the protein MDWSLAFLLVISLLVTYASLLLVLALLLRLCRQPLHLHSLHKVLLLLIMLLVAAGLVGLDIQWQQEWHSLRVSLQATAPFLHIGAAAGIALLAWPVADTFYRIHRRGPKILLLLLFFGVALVIYLAPLCISSPCIMELRDLPAKPGLVGHRGAPMLAPENTLMSLRKTAECGATVFETDVMVSSDGVPFLMHDEHLSRTTNVASVFPTRITAHSSDFSWAELKRLNAGSWFLERRPFWGAKPLAGPDQKEAESQMVPALEELLEEAAALNLSIMFDLRRPPQNHTYYDTFVIQTLETVLNARVPQAMVFWLPDEDRANVQRRAPGMRQIYGHQGGNRTERPQFLNLPYQDLPLLDIKALHKDNVSVNLFVVNKPWLFSLLWCAGVDSVTTNDCQLLQQMRYPIWLITPQTYLIIWVITNCVSTMLLLWPFLLQRRFVKKRGKTGLETAVLLTRINNFMTE